Proteins from a genomic interval of Zingiber officinale cultivar Zhangliang chromosome 1B, Zo_v1.1, whole genome shotgun sequence:
- the LOC121976331 gene encoding uridine kinase-like protein 4, with amino-acid sequence MGSKSVEELLQNSTGVHFSGFHVDDSKRRISEEKFEAASATENGYKEPFVIGVAGGAASGKTAVCDMIIQQLHDQRVVLVNQESFYFDLTEEELNHVHEYNFDHPDAFDTEKLLCCMEKLRQGLSVDVPNYDFKSHKRKLPARKVNPSVVIILEGILIFHDPRVRKMLNMKIFVDTDADVRLARRIGRDTVENGRDLKTVLDQYSKFVKPAFDDFILPTKKYADIIIPRGGDNHVAIDLIVEHIRTKLGQHNLCKIYPNLDVIQSTFQIRGMHTLIRDAKTTTHDFIFYSDRLIRLVVEYGLGHLPFKEKQVITPTGSVYTGVEFCKRLCGISIVRSGESMENALRACCKGIKIGKILIPREGDNGQQLIYHNLPKDVADRNVLLLDPILGTGNSAVQAISLLLKNGVQESNIIFLNLISAPQGVHVVCKKFPRIKIVTSEIDFGLNEDFRVIPGMGEFGDRYFGTDDD; translated from the exons ATGGGTTCTAAGTCAGTGGAGGAACTGCTACAAAATTCAACAGGGGTGCATTTTTCTGGATTCCACGTGGATGATTCAAAAAGAAGAATTTCCGAAGAAAAGTTTGAAGCTGCTTCTGCAACTGAGAATGGATACAAAGAACCATTTGTAATAG GTGTTGCTGGTGGTGCGGCTTCTGGAAAGACTGCAGTTTGTGATATGATCATACAACAACTTCATGATCAACGAGTTGTCCTTGTTAATCAG GAATCATTCTATTTTGATTTGACAGAAGAGGAGTTGAATCATGTACACGAGTATAACTTTGACCATCCAG ATGCCTTTGATACTGAAAAACTACTTTGCTGTATGGAGAAGTTAAGGCAAGGGCTGTCTGTTGATGTCCCAAACTATGATTTCAAATCTCATAAAAGAAAATTGCCAGCAAGAAAG GTTAATCCTTCTGTTGTTATAATTTTGGAAGGAATTTTAATATTCCATGATCCACGTGTTCGAAAAATGCTGAACATGAAGATATTTGTTGATACAG ATGCCGACGTAAGGTTAGCAAGGAGGATAGGACGTGATACTGTTGAGAATGGAAGAGATCTCAAGACAGTTTTGGATCAG TACTCAAAATTTGTTAAACCTGCATTCGATGACTTCATACTCCCAACAAAAAAGTACGCTGATATTATCATTCCTCGTGGTGGAGATAATCATGTCGCAATTGACTTAATTGTGGAGCATATCCGTACAAaactcggtcaacataatctctGTAAAATATATCCAAACCTGGATGTCATCCAGTCAACATTCCAG ATCCGAGGTATGCATACGCTCATTCGTGATGCCAAAACAACCACACATGACTTCATATTTTATTCTGATCGGCTGATTCGCTTG GTTGTTGAATATGGTTTAGGCCATCTCCCATTTAAAGAAAAGCAAGTGATTACACCAACAG GATCTGTTTATACAGGGGTTGAATTCTGTAAAAGATTATGTGGTATTTCCATTGTGAGAAG TGGTGAAAGCATGGAGAATGCACTGCGGGCTTGTTGTAAAGGGATCAAGATCGGAAAAATCCTTATTCCCAGGGAAGGTGATAATGGTCAGCAG TTAATTTATCACAATCTCCCAAAAGATGTTGCAGATAGGAATGTGCTTCTTCTTGATCCCATACTAGGCACAG GGAACTCGGCTGTCCAAGCTATTTCCTTGTTGTTAAAGAACGGAGTACAAGAAAGCAACATAATATTCCTCAATCTCATTTCT GCTCCTCAAGGAGTGCATGTTGTCTGCAAaaaatttccaagaatcaagaTAGTAACATCTGAGATAGATTTTGGTTTAAACGAAGACTTCCGTGTCATTCCGGGAATGGGAGAATTTGGAGATAGGTACTTTGGGACAGATGACGATTAG